One segment of Sphingomonas qomolangmaensis DNA contains the following:
- a CDS encoding polysaccharide pyruvyl transferase family protein, with protein MLTVAYNELKTAGFSRVSVALPAGWDALPPFDSYHDLNKWFFDGRRSVLAHGILEASAFSHTMLVGADCIDGTYNPGSITRRMVLLDEHARIGGDARILGSSFSTKPHAEAIRTLRHLASNVCINARDPVSRERLQAAAGRVVRQTADLAFLTMPAGDDAIPDDTRNFLEAQAAAKRPMIGLNINANIDRTVVGYTSAHDNFLRRLLGEGYSVLLVPHDNRGQRSDETLLSELQLRLDPDSAKHVHLLNAHEPSFVRQVLSKLEAIVTGRMHAAILAMSAGTPAISFVYQGKFEGLYQLIGLTEESVLYDPKNFAERPDEIQDQILEALGRREELRVIIHRELPRVMGLARSNFD; from the coding sequence ATGCTGACGGTGGCCTATAATGAGCTGAAAACTGCTGGCTTCAGTCGCGTTTCTGTAGCTCTCCCAGCTGGATGGGACGCCCTTCCGCCATTTGACTCCTATCACGATCTGAACAAATGGTTTTTTGACGGACGACGGAGCGTGCTGGCGCACGGGATTCTGGAAGCGTCGGCTTTCTCCCACACAATGTTAGTCGGCGCGGATTGCATAGACGGTACTTATAACCCTGGCTCCATAACCCGCCGAATGGTGTTGCTCGACGAGCACGCCCGCATCGGCGGTGACGCCCGAATTTTGGGAAGCAGCTTCTCGACGAAGCCGCATGCCGAGGCAATTAGGACCCTTCGTCACCTAGCATCCAATGTATGCATCAATGCGCGCGACCCGGTTTCAAGAGAAAGACTTCAGGCCGCTGCCGGCCGTGTAGTCAGACAAACGGCGGACCTTGCTTTCCTTACCATGCCTGCGGGTGACGACGCCATTCCTGACGATACGCGTAATTTCCTCGAGGCCCAAGCGGCCGCGAAACGTCCCATGATCGGACTCAACATCAACGCTAACATCGATCGGACTGTTGTCGGTTACACGAGCGCCCATGACAACTTCCTGAGACGCCTTCTTGGTGAAGGCTACAGCGTTCTTCTGGTGCCACATGATAACCGCGGGCAGCGGAGCGACGAAACACTGCTGTCCGAGCTGCAACTACGCTTGGATCCCGACAGCGCAAAACATGTCCATCTCCTGAACGCACATGAACCTTCCTTTGTCAGGCAGGTTCTCTCCAAATTGGAAGCCATTGTGACTGGACGTATGCACGCCGCGATTCTCGCTATGAGCGCAGGAACACCGGCGATCAGTTTCGTCTATCAAGGCAAGTTCGAAGGTCTCTATCAACTGATAGGGTTGACTGAAGAAAGTGTTTTGTACGACCCTAAGAACTTCGCGGAGCGACCAGACGAGATCCAAGACCAGATACTCGAGGCGCTCGGGCGGCGAGAGGAACTCAGAGTCATCATCCACCGTGAGCTGCCGCGCGTCATGGGACTTGCTCGCTCTAACTTTGACTGA
- a CDS encoding lipopolysaccharide biosynthesis protein, translating to MTDPPSPKPLQLGRLALQGGLVTGLAQALKMALSLVSVVVLARLLAPQDFGLVASIAPIVAFIALFQDLGLQAAIIQRETITREHLNQTFWISPAIASVAALLIIAAAPLAALFYNDQRVTAIMVVAAVPIFIGSLATLPLSLLNRNMRFGNLALNDVLVAATGFGATVGAALLGSGYWSLVIGPIAAALTAVIAAWIASPWRPGRPTLKLDGDLWSFGANLTGFNIVNFLARNFDNVLIGRVSGMTQLGLYDRSYKLLLFPLQNISQPLSRVMIPILSRVQNDKARFRKIYLQTNMVLGFCLIPGIAAATLASDQLINLLFGPEWSAAAPIFAWLGIASLAQVVLVTNGWIFICQGKTRAMFRLGLWTSGVTVIAFLVGIQWGVVGLAAAYTISAYLFRIPALIAVLHRIGPVTASDMSGLLLVHLLPAALSAAIIWAANLEAWELSDVVSIGICVVLNYCLATLSVAIFPPARSAMVEVVGRLANLRRRQVV from the coding sequence ATGACTGATCCGCCCTCGCCGAAGCCGCTGCAACTCGGTCGGCTCGCCCTGCAAGGGGGGCTCGTGACGGGGCTGGCCCAGGCGTTGAAGATGGCACTCAGTCTTGTGTCGGTCGTCGTCCTGGCGCGGCTGCTCGCGCCACAGGACTTCGGCTTGGTTGCCTCGATCGCGCCCATCGTTGCCTTCATCGCATTGTTCCAGGACTTGGGACTGCAGGCGGCCATCATTCAGCGGGAGACGATCACCCGTGAACACCTGAACCAGACATTCTGGATCTCGCCTGCCATTGCATCGGTCGCCGCGCTATTGATCATAGCGGCTGCGCCGCTGGCTGCGCTATTCTACAATGACCAGCGCGTAACCGCCATCATGGTGGTCGCTGCCGTGCCGATCTTCATCGGCAGCCTCGCAACTCTGCCTCTTAGTCTGCTGAACCGCAATATGCGCTTCGGCAATCTGGCGCTGAACGACGTACTGGTTGCTGCGACAGGATTCGGCGCCACAGTGGGTGCGGCCCTGCTCGGTTCCGGTTACTGGTCTCTTGTCATCGGGCCAATCGCGGCTGCCCTCACAGCGGTCATCGCCGCTTGGATCGCATCGCCTTGGCGTCCGGGACGGCCCACCCTGAAGTTGGATGGAGACCTTTGGTCGTTTGGCGCCAATCTCACAGGATTCAATATCGTCAATTTCCTTGCGCGAAACTTCGACAATGTTCTCATTGGTCGAGTTTCAGGCATGACCCAACTGGGTCTCTATGATCGATCCTACAAACTCCTGCTGTTTCCCCTGCAAAACATCTCTCAGCCGCTCTCCAGAGTGATGATTCCCATCCTGAGCCGCGTACAGAACGACAAGGCCCGGTTCAGAAAAATCTACCTGCAGACCAATATGGTTCTCGGGTTTTGTCTCATTCCGGGGATCGCGGCGGCTACGCTGGCGTCCGATCAGCTCATCAATCTGTTGTTCGGGCCGGAGTGGAGCGCTGCGGCACCGATCTTCGCCTGGCTTGGGATCGCGAGCCTGGCCCAGGTCGTACTGGTCACCAATGGGTGGATTTTCATTTGTCAGGGCAAGACGCGGGCGATGTTCCGCCTTGGCTTATGGACCTCGGGCGTCACGGTCATCGCGTTCCTTGTGGGTATCCAGTGGGGCGTCGTGGGTCTTGCGGCCGCCTATACGATAAGCGCATATCTCTTCCGCATACCGGCCCTCATCGCCGTACTTCACAGAATCGGCCCTGTGACGGCAAGCGACATGTCAGGTCTCCTATTGGTCCATCTGCTTCCGGCAGCATTAAGCGCAGCCATCATCTGGGCAGCGAATCTCGAAGCCTGGGAACTGTCCGATGTGGTTAGCATAGGCATCTGCGTGGTGCTCAACTACTGCCTTGCGACGTTGTCGGTCGCGATCTTTCCGCCGGCCCGCTCTGCCATGGTCGAGGTGGTGGGGAGATTGGCCAACTTGAGGCGTCGGCAGGTCGTCTGA